Proteins encoded together in one Mercenaria mercenaria strain notata chromosome 18, MADL_Memer_1, whole genome shotgun sequence window:
- the LOC128550568 gene encoding cadherin-23-like: MLTTSTLFDEYFTHNIITALGEAVFTGWIIPETDSANGSGNITLYENQPVGATDIKFKVKEDQDSVGYKMETLTDDFSVWSRGRLILKTPLDYEVMKTYVLEISATTNSSENGSPGSSATATVTVNIIDVNNPPAFKSSSYGICVADGLDSGTDVIQAEATGDSSLMSYSIANGDDNGYFVIGNTTGMITVAPNKTLDASVTRGYALQIKVKDEGEDESPYDVTATTSVFIVLADMKCSIANTINIGVMTVLLTQILNFLF, from the exons ATGTTAACTACATCGACGCTATTCGACGAGTACTTTACACATAATATTATTACAGCATTAGGCGAAGCAGTATTCACTGGTTGGATCATACCAGAAACTGACAGCGCAAATGGTTCGGGAAATATTACGCTATATGAAAATCAACCTGTAGGGGCCACAGACATTAAGTTCAAAGTTAAAGAAGACCAAGACTCCGTAGGGTACAAGATGGAAACATTAACTGACGATTTCTCTGTATGGTCTAGAGGTAGACTGATTCTGAAGACACCTTTAGACTACGAAGTTATGAAAACCTATGTTTTGGAGATTAG CGCAACGACAAATTCCAGCGAAAATGGTTCTCCAGGGAGTTCCGCAACAGCCACCGTCACAGTGAACATTATTGACGTAAATAATCCACCGGCCTTTAAATCCTCCTCCTACGGAATCTGTGTTGCGGATGGGTTGGATTCAG GAACGGATGTGATTCAAGCGGAGGCCACTGGAGACTCTTCTCTGATGTCATATTCGATAGCAA ATGGTGATGATAACGGATATTTCGTTATAGGCAACACGACCGGTATGATCACTGTAGCTCCAAACAAAACCCTGGATGCGTCTGTAACGAGAGGCTACGCTCTTCAGATCAAAGTCAAGGACGAAGGTGAAGATGAGTCACCGTATGACGTCACAGCAACAACCTCAGTGTTTATTGTCCTAGCGGATATGAAATGTAGCATAGCAAACACAATTAATATCGGTGTTATGACTGTCCTTCTGACGCAAATACTTAACTTTCTGTTTTGA